The Meles meles chromosome 12, mMelMel3.1 paternal haplotype, whole genome shotgun sequence genomic sequence ACCATTGAGTTTTGTTCTCAAAGACAGCAGTGCGAAACATAATATtagaggagcagggctggggtgggacaGGATCAGATAAAGTGACCACCACTTGCTGGAGGATGCCCCAAGAGGCCAGCGGGGAAGCCTGGAGTCAATTGCAAAGCCACTCCAGGTGTCCAGCCAGACAAAATGAAGGAATGGAGCAAGAGAAGCCCTAGGCATTGCCTTGGTCCCCAAGGGCAGAAGCTTAGGTGCGTGCGTGGCTGGAGTAGGCTATGACCCTGGCTCCTAGGACAAGAGGCTCCCACCTCCCCAGCTCTTTTCCCCTCCTGGCCTCGTAGTTACAGAAAGAACTCAGGCAGGCAAGTAGAAAATAACCATATTTAATGACAGTactcagtagaaaaaaaaaaagaggctttgTACACACTGTACACACATTTACATGACTTCGGAGGGTCCCAGTGCTGGAATGAGGGCTGGGAAGGATCTAGCCCAAGCCAGGATTGAGGTATGTTGGGGGGCCCAGGGTCTCCAGCAGGAaacccccctgccctgccccaagTGGACTCTGGACCTTTGGCCTGGATCCTGGGGAACACATCACTAGGATCATCAGCTAGAAGGCAGCCAGTTCCAAACACCTACCCAGAGCTGATCTCTCAGGAAAAGGCAGAAGGCTCCCCCACCACATGCCAGCACCCCATAGGGACCTCACAGCAGGGACAGAATGAGGGCTTCAGCTCCCCCAGCCCCGCTGAGGTGCTAACCTGAGGGACAGGAATGGAGACCGAGGGCAGCAGGGTTTGACTGTGACCTGCACAGGTTGGGTGGGTCTGGCCCAAGACCACTGTCATCCTCGTAACACCAGAGTCTCCTTGCCCAGTCTGAGACAGTTGCTGTCAGGTGACCACGACCTGCATGGCCCTCCCTGCACCCCCAGCCCCCCTGAGGAAACACAGGTTCCATCCTGTGCCTGTACCCACAGCCACAAAGATGGCCACTGGTCTCTACCCCAGACCAGTGGTCTGGCAGGGGTCAGGAGCCCTGAGAGCATCGAAGTCGAGGTTAGCGGAAAGTGTTGGCAGGCTCGGTACAGCCGAAGAAGTCAGGGCCCACGAGGCGGGGGAAGCCCTCCAAGGCCTTCACCTTCACAGGGTCGAACTTCCAATAGAGGCGACCGCGCAGAAAGTAAGCATAGcctgaggaagagaggagggtcAGGCTGGCGTGGGTAGACACTGGGCCCTGCACCTGCCAGTCAGAACGTGTCCAGGTCCAGGCAAAGGGGGAGGTCAGATTGCCGGGGCTTGACCACTGTTGCACTCCTTGAAACCTGCAGGTCCCAGCGTGGCCATTCCGGAACCTTCCATCCTTCAGAATCCTACCTTTCCCCAGGTCTGAGCTGGACTATTGTCCAGCTTGACAGATGCCTGGAGTCTCAGAAATTCAAACCCTACCTCTCAGGAAAGCaagtctccctcccctccccagacaccaccacccccctcccccccatgtcAGTCTATTCCTATACCTCCCAGCGACTACAGGCAGATGTCCTGAGGCAAGGTGTACCATGCAGGCGACCCAGAGCCCCAGAGCCACCACAGGATAGCTCTGCCAGCAGGTCCCAAGGTAGGACAGCACAGAAGCAAGCTTGAGAATATAGGGGAGAAAGTAGTGGAATGAACATCAGTCCTGCTCTAGTCCTTTGAGATTGTGGGCAGCCATCCTGGTTGTTCCGTGCTAAGCGGCAGGGACTGCCCGGGTGGGAGGCTTGGCTCCCCGTGATCCACCTGAGAGGCCCAGTTAGGGACCTCATCACCTGAACCTCTGTTTGCCCCTCTGAAAACTGGCTTTGTAGAAAGTGTTAggtcggggagcctgggtggctcagtggattaaagcctctgccttcagctcaggtcatgatcccagagtcctgggattgaacctgaatctgggctctctgctcagtagggagcctgcttcccttcctctctctctgcctcctctctgcctacttgtgatctctgtgtcaaataaataaataaactctttttaaaaaaaagaaagaaagtgttaGGTCAGAGGGCTGGTCTAAGAACTGCAGGACACACCAGGAGCTTAGCACCATGCCCAGAACATCATCAGTCCTCAGCTTGCAGCAGTTATTATTTTACGAATTATGACTCTGGCCCTCAGCCTTCCCATCTGCAGCATGGGGGCAGAGCACTGCCCTGGTTCAAGGAGGAGGGTGGATGGGGAAAGCCCTGGACAGAGGACCCGGGATGAGGAGCTAATGCCCAGACaaccactggggggggggggggggggaggtgcggCTCTAGCACCACTCGCACCAGCCAGCCACTCCACCCCAACACACCGTCAGCATCCCGGAAGGCGGCGTCGATCTCCGGGGGCACCCCTCGCCAGTCAGTGGCCCGGCGGGGCACAGGGCTGTCTACCCGGCGGGTGCTGAGGTGGAAGCGCCAGTAGTCTCCGCCTCCGAAGAAGTAGATCTTGTTCTTCTCAGGGCCCCAGGCCAAGGCGGCCTGGATGGGGGTCCCCAGCAGGCCCAGCTCAGAGAGGGGTGCAGGGCCTAGGACTGGCTTCTCACCATTGTACACCCAGTACTGAGCATCTGCCGGAGAAGGGAGGTTGCAATGGAGCTGCCCGATGGCTGTGCCCAGCCAGCGTGGACCCACGTGGCCACCACCACCGCCACAGACCTTCCCCAGCCTCAGCTTCCTTGTCCATAAAACACTCGGGCCAGTAATCCCATTTGACACCCTTATCCCCAGAGGGAAGTTAGAGCCAGTAGAGATAAGCTGAGGTGCTGCATGCTCTGGAGGTACCACGTGGGGAAGGTCCTTCTAAACAGGAAGGAGGCTTTCTGAGCTCCCACTCCTTCCCCCGGCATTTAGCTACCTGCGACAAGCACTTCTGACCAGTCCTTGGGCCCTACTCTTGCTGCAGCAGGCTTGAGCCTCTGTGGCTGAAGTTCCTGCCACCTAGAATGTTCCAGGCTCCTGTCTCTCCCAGGTGAAAGTTAGAGCACAAGGTCTGGGGTTGCCAGAACCAGATCGAATCCCTGCTCTGCCTTTTCCACACTGGGCCTTCAGGCGACACTGCGCCTGAAGAGACCTCATCTCTAGGGCAGGCATGCTCATCACCCATAACCACCCTCAGGTCATTCTGCCCAGTacggctggctggctggctagcTGGCCGGCCCTCTCCTTGGCCATGATGCTCCTGGCTCCCAGAAAtctcctgagcagaaaccccAGTCCTCCTCACCTTGGAAGAACCAGATGTGGCCCTGGGCATCTTCAAAGGCTGCATCCACGGGGCTGGGCAGTCCCTGCCAGTGGCGAGAGGCCAGCGCAGGGTAGCCAGGCTGCAGCTGGCCCCCACGCAGTCGCCACACGAAGCCTGCCTTGAAGAAGAAGAGCTCACCACGGATGGTAGAGACCGCATCAAAGGTGGCCTCGCAGGCATCTGGCGGGGCTTCAGGCTGGTGCGGGAGAGAAGGGCTGAGAAAGAGCCTGCATTGGAACCACGGAGGGTGAAGGGAGCTTGGAGCGGGGCCTCACCTCCAGCGGGGCAATCTCGTTGGTGTCCACCCCGGCCTGGGGGCCTACGGCTGGGGGCCTGGAGGTGGGGGCTGGCCGTGGTCGCCCGTAGAGGTGCTGGATGCCCCTGCGGTCATCTGGACTGAGGCTCAGCGGGTAGCGGAAGGTGTAGAAAGGGGACATAAGTGCCTTAGCAGCCGTCGTGTGCTGAAGCCCCAGCACGTGGCCAAATTCATGGGCCGCCACCTGCAGGAGGTCTGTGCCTGGAAAAGGAAGATAGCCCAGCAATCCCCGAACTTCCTGCTGCAAGATACCCATGTTCCAGAGCCCAGCTCAACTTGTCCCCATTGGCTATGATCTTCACTTGCCCCAGTTGGAAAGCAAGTCCTTAGCCCATACCCTGGTTGTTCCCGATAGTCCAGGTCTCGTCATAGTCGAAGTGGACATCTCCTTCTCGGTGGGTCTTGGGGAAGAAGGCATGAGCCAGGATTCCCCCGGGCCCATCAAATGGCAGGTTGTCCCCATGCCAGTACctgtgggtgggtggggcagagTCAGCCGCCGCTGATAGGTGGGGTGAGCTCCCCATGGGTTCTCAGGCCACTGTTTCACCTGGTGAAGTCGATCGTGATGTCAGCATGGCCCTCATGCACCTCTGTGAAGGTGAGTGGCGTCACCTCGCTCCACACCTGCAGGGCCTCTGCTACTGTCTGCCGCACCTGCTCCCGCACCAGCTGCCATGGGAACCGGAGGAtcctggggggaggaggaggggcctgGGCCTCGCTTGGGACAGCTCTCTGCTGGCTGATGGGCCAGGAGTTGCCCCTggatgctcagcagggaggcatGCAGGGGGGACACAAGCCAGGTgtgctctgggcctcagctgcGGTCCCTCTTCCACAGGGCAACATCTTTGTATGGGTTTGTATGTCCTTTGGTGCACACAGGTGTCTGCATTTGGTGGAAAGAACGCAGAACCAGCAGGAGCCCCAGGACCCACTTTCTACACCTGACTGTGCCACTTGCTGTGGGGGGgggaccccagcccctggcctccATCTTGGTTTCAGTTCCCCAACCAGGACATTTCTGAGCTCTGATCTGTGTGACACCATCATCTTTCACGTGCCTTCTGTCCCAGGGCAACTCCCCACCTCACCTGCAGGAGAAGCCTCAGCTTCTGCATCACTGCCCAGGTTACCTGTCCTGTTCGCTCACCACGGTTCCCACCCACGAGGACTCCAAGCTCTCATGATAGGTCTGAACAATGACATGGCTAATGCCTAGCTCCCCGAGAGGATAGGCCATGTCTCCTCCAACTACCGCAGAATCCCAGGGCCCGGCATTTTCTAGGTCCCCACTAGAGGTTGCCTGGGTGATGGAAGGCTATGCCCCTGCATGTCAAGGGAGCCACCAGCTGTAGCCTTTTCCTGTGTTGACAGAGCTACGGCCCCCTCGGCGGGCGGGCATGGCCATATAGAGTGCTGCCTGTGTGTGCATCTAAGTTGGGGTTCAGGGAATCGGTCCACGGATGACTCGGGGGTCAGTGGACATAAAGATCTGTTAACCACAGAGCTCTAGCTCCACGTGTGTCAAGAAGCAGAAGAGGGTGGCTGATCCCACACAGACACGCAGGTTTGTGGAGATGTCTAGAATCTGCTTGCATGGCCACTGGCCCCTACCTGTAGGTGAGGTCCGTTTTTTCCCAGCGCCCGCCTGACAGCACGAACCGCTTTTGTCGGTTGCGGGCGCTCAACCCATCAGGCGGGTCAGGCACACCGCAGCGGGGGGGTCTGGGGCTGCTGGCAGGCCGGGGACTCTCCTGGGCAGTAGGGGCAGGTGCCAGGCTGCCGGGAGCTGCTTCATGCCAGGGCTGTGATCCCTTCCTCAGAGGGTGGCGGCGGTGTGCATCCTGGGCAGGAGATAGGACGGCAAGGCTTAATCACGCCCTGGGTCCTTCGGGCCCATCAGCATACCCATGTGCAGTCCCAGCCCACTTTATGGATGGGCAAACTGAGGGCAAGTGGTACAAGTCATCGCACAGCAGGGCCCTTCAATATGAACAGGCTCAGATTTGCTGAGGCCTTGTTCCAAGGCACCCTGCTGCCTTCCTGCCCACTACGAGAGGGCCTGGGCTGCCTATCCAGCCTCCTGGGCCAGTAAGGTCTACTGACTACTACAGTAAGGCGCCTGACTCTCCACACTTACCCAGGAATAGATCTTACAAAGCTTTCAAGGAAAGGCCAGGAAAGCTCTTCCTGCTCCACCAACTGGCCcccactttttctctttcctttcttccagtcTCCCCGCCAACCCCCACCAACTCTGCCCTCTCCAATTAGGTAAATGGGCTCcaacacccaccaccaccactccccaGTGTGGAAGAGCTATAGCCCTACAGTGCAGCCTTGATGTGCTCACCTGAAAAATGGGGAGAATACCTCCCCAGTGGCGATCCATGTGTGGGCAGGGGGAAACAGACCATTACCAgttgcccagcccccacccagccctgccctgctggAGCCCTGGCACCACAGATGGGCGTTGAATTCTGACCTGGAGCTCCCACCCTCTGCAACCTCCAGGGTTGGGGCGGGGGGTAGAGGGGAGGTCACAGTTCTCATGCCTTAAAAACAGCAGAAGCTCCGGGAGGTAGGGAGACGcttcaaggtcacccagcaaggGTGCAGGCGGGGCCAGGTACAGACTCTGGTATCCCAGGCAGGAGGCAAAGGGGAGGCTAGCACGGAGCCATGATGTTTGTTAGGGACTAAGTGTTAGGGTTGACAGGTCTGGGCGGGATGCTGGGGCCTCCCCACAGCCATATTTGGGGTGGGAGCCAGGCCACCCAGGCTCCACCCTCGCCCTTAGCCTCTGGCAGCTCTCCCAGCCTCTAAGCGTCCCAGGACTCTGATCATTGTCCCAGCACCTCCCAGTCTCCCAATTCCAGAGCTACCAATAATTCAACCTcccagagccacccagactcAACCCCAAGAACACCCCATTAGGAAGGGGTCTTCTGAACACCCAGGGGCCACAGCTACCCGGGGTATGAGAAGAAGCCTTTCTAACTTCAGACCAGCTTTCTAATTTCAGAGCTTGCTTCCTGAATGGTTGGTTAGTTCTCTGGCAGAGCCCAGCCTCACTGGCTTGTAGGTTTCCGTCACTACTGGACTTATTGCTAGGTAAGTACTTCTCATTTGCAGTCCACCAGTATCTAGACTTGGACCCCGCCAACAGTTCACAGACATGGTCTTAGACCCTGGTGGGATCTCTCACTAACTCCACTGTCTTCATcgcccatttctcagatgagaaaacagagcccAGAGCAGTTAAGCAATTTGTGTGGGGAACAGCTGGCAGATGGTAGGCTCTCTGTGCTCATAACCCACTCCCTACCTGCTACCTGGATGTATTCTTCAAGCTGAAGCCACCCTTCCCCTGGAGGAGGGATCCAGGCTGGCCTCACCTTGGTGACAATAGAGAAGGAATGGGAAAATTATTAAGTACCTGCTACTTCCCAGGTCCCCCATCAGCTCACTGAACCTCCACCCCAAAAACCCAGTAAGATGGGGAAGATACACATGCAAGGTCTCACGCTGTAGATGGGGATCCCAGGGCTGTGTGCCTAGGCATGGGAGCCTGCCCCTTCTCTTCCCCACACTGCCCCCTTTGACTTTCTGGATAAACAGATTCCTTCCCCCAACCCTGGAACGGGCAAGACTGGGTTATTCCCcgggagcccagagcccagcctaCCAGGTCTCTTCACACTTCTGTACAGAATTCTCTCATCTTCTCTGGCTCCACATGAGGCCTGGAGCAGCGGGCCATGGAGTGAGGATGAGTAATGGACACACACACCATCCCTTCCTCTCTTATCCCCATGAAGCTCTAGATCCGCGCCCAGACCCCTGGAACATGGTACTCTCAGTCCAACAGAAGGAGCCACAGTCTGAGATAGGCCCAGTGACATAGGCCCAGTCCTATGTCACGGTCACCCTGGAGGGAAGTCTCTTCCCTCTTTTAGCTGTGACTTCTCTGTCCGTTGAGGATGGTACCATAGCAGAGGGCTTTGAATAACCTTCTTCTCTACTGCCTACTGTAGCCTCTTCCCTGGTCCAGCTCCTTGGCCCTGTGGGCCTTCCCCTCCCACACTTAGATATCTGCTCTCCCCAGCTGTACTACAGCTCCCAGCACTCGCCTCGGGGCCAGCTCCCTCAAAGTTCTCAGACTAAATCATAAACAGGAATTGCACctagcagcagggagcctgcaggcCCAGAGAAGAGGGACTGGTGCAGCATCTCCCCCAAAGCCAGAGGCTCAGGCTCATTGTCCATGACACACTCACTGGTCTTGGAGTGAGTGAGCAGGAGGTGCTAGAATCAAGGTTTCCTTTCCAGTATTTGGGATTTGGAGCCCATCATTTAATggctcttggcctcagtttccccattacTGGAATGGGACACATGCTCCCTGACCTGCAGACCTCCCACACTTCATCTTTCTGAGTCTTTTCTGGCCCAGGCTCTGGCACCTTAACTGCAAGGCCTGGCACAAAGCCCCTTGCTGATCCCTAAGATTGGTGTGCTTTGTTCTTCCGAGGCTGCTGGGATTCAGTGAGGTGGGGTGGTAGGCACTGACCACGCCTGGTCTCATCTACACCCCTGGGAAGGTTGCGGAGCAGGCACCAGCACATTTCTCAGAggaagaaacaagagcccagagaggtcaaggactttgctcagggtcacacagcaagtcagaGAAGAGTTGGGCCTAGACCTGGGGCTCgtgccccctcccctcacctcttCAACTCTTGGCCTATCTTCAAAACCCACATTCCTGAGAAGTGTTCCTTCTTCTGatgccttcccttctccttttcctcaatCAGGAGCCTCTCCTGGGCTTGACGTGTGGTGGGCACTGAGTTCATTCACCCCCGCCTTCCTCTTGGGGGCACCAAACCACAGCCTCAAACATACTTGAGGGACTTCTGAGGTGACTCCCTGTCCTGGCTGAGCTAGAGGCTTGGGGTCAGCACCTGGGTCAACTTCTAACCTAGAAAATGGGAGGCACCCCATAGAGGGGAGTAAAGGACCCCAAACCAGAAAACTGCTGGGTAAGGCCAGGCTAGTTTCACCCCTCTCTGAGTGTCAGTTTGCTATTGGTCCAAGGGGTCTCGTTAATAACAGCTCTGCCTTCTACAGTCAGCAGGAGGCGACAGTAATaggagggcacgtggtcaggctGTGGGAAAGAATGCGGAGCATCACTACACCATTCTaaggtgaggctcagagaggtcaagcagCCCACCCAAGTCATACACCAGGCAACAAGAAGATCCCTCtactgcctgcctcccccactggCTCCAGGAGGGAACACAGCATGGGTCCCACCGGCTGCGGGGCTTTCATCAAGCCTAAAAGCTGCGAACTGGGATGGATAAATATTTACAGAGCTTTCCTGGCCCTGCCCACACGGCTGCCTGCGGATAAACACCGCGCAAGCGAACCCAAGTGCTCCCTGCGTATCTGTGGAGTGATAGACAACAGCCCAGCTCAGACCTGGCCCCGACTGACCCTGCACGAGCGTCAAAGTGGCAGCCACAGGTGACAAGTGTGTTATGACTGGCTGTGCCCTCTCCtcccatgacctcatttaatcctagGTATCTGGCAGTGGGCACTGTTATCCAGCCCCTCTCAACCAAGATGGAGGGGTGGAGTCCGAAGACACAACAGGACTCACCTAGGGCACATGGTTCAAACCAGATCTCCAACTCCTGAACCCAGGGGCTACCCATGGGGATTCCAGACTCTGCCC encodes the following:
- the MMP11 gene encoding stromelysin-3 isoform X1; the encoded protein is MALAAGFRCAVLRALLLLLLLLLLPPLPLLARAPRPLDAHRRHPLRKGSQPWHEAAPGSLAPAPTAQESPRPASSPRPPRCGVPDPPDGLSARNRQKRFVLSGGRWEKTDLTYRILRFPWQLVREQVRQTVAEALQVWSEVTPLTFTEVHEGHADITIDFTRYWHGDNLPFDGPGGILAHAFFPKTHREGDVHFDYDETWTIGNNQGTDLLQVAAHEFGHVLGLQHTTAAKALMSPFYTFRYPLSLSPDDRRGIQHLYGRPRPAPTSRPPAVGPQAGVDTNEIAPLEPEAPPDACEATFDAVSTIRGELFFFKAGFVWRLRGGQLQPGYPALASRHWQGLPSPVDAAFEDAQGHIWFFQDAQYWVYNGEKPVLGPAPLSELGLLGTPIQAALAWGPEKNKIYFFGGGDYWRFHLSTRRVDSPVPRRATDWRGVPPEIDAAFRDADGYAYFLRGRLYWKFDPVKVKALEGFPRLVGPDFFGCTEPANTFR
- the MMP11 gene encoding stromelysin-3 isoform X2; this encodes MALAAGFRCAVLRALLLLLLLLLLPPLPLLARAPRPLDAHRRHPLRKGSQPWHEAAPGSLAPAPTAQESPRPASSPRPPRCGVPDPPDGLSARNRQKRFVLSGGRWEKTDLTYRYWHGDNLPFDGPGGILAHAFFPKTHREGDVHFDYDETWTIGNNQGTDLLQVAAHEFGHVLGLQHTTAAKALMSPFYTFRYPLSLSPDDRRGIQHLYGRPRPAPTSRPPAVGPQAGVDTNEIAPLEPEAPPDACEATFDAVSTIRGELFFFKAGFVWRLRGGQLQPGYPALASRHWQGLPSPVDAAFEDAQGHIWFFQDAQYWVYNGEKPVLGPAPLSELGLLGTPIQAALAWGPEKNKIYFFGGGDYWRFHLSTRRVDSPVPRRATDWRGVPPEIDAAFRDADGYAYFLRGRLYWKFDPVKVKALEGFPRLVGPDFFGCTEPANTFR